Proteins encoded within one genomic window of Amycolatopsis nigrescens CSC17Ta-90:
- a CDS encoding glycoside hydrolase family 75 protein encodes MRKHILLAVLLLVGALVPAAVASAAPAPAGGPQVTAGPTAAELLAKVQGCDQISNGEYKSDEEAGRTIPVCGANGAVFWKGDMDIDCDGQRTAQCNEDTDCCFLPETAFEQSDGQPLNAADLPFVVVPSVSGTWDYSAAGLKGGGSCAVIYNNKIQYAVIGDTGPPAIIGEASYAAAKALGINPDPKNGGTDSGVTYICFKDSVVSPIEDKGKAVSTGESLATQFVHSN; translated from the coding sequence ATGCGCAAGCACATCCTGCTCGCGGTCCTGCTGCTGGTCGGGGCCCTGGTGCCGGCCGCGGTGGCGAGCGCCGCACCCGCACCGGCCGGAGGCCCGCAGGTCACGGCCGGTCCCACCGCCGCCGAACTGCTGGCGAAGGTGCAGGGCTGCGACCAGATCTCGAACGGCGAGTACAAGAGCGACGAGGAGGCCGGCCGGACGATCCCGGTCTGCGGCGCGAACGGCGCGGTGTTCTGGAAGGGCGACATGGACATCGACTGCGACGGCCAGCGCACCGCCCAGTGCAATGAGGACACCGACTGCTGCTTCCTGCCCGAAACCGCGTTCGAGCAGTCCGACGGCCAGCCGCTGAACGCCGCCGACCTGCCCTTCGTGGTGGTGCCGAGCGTGAGCGGCACCTGGGACTACTCAGCCGCCGGGCTCAAGGGCGGCGGGTCGTGTGCGGTGATCTACAACAACAAGATCCAGTACGCCGTCATCGGCGACACCGGCCCGCCCGCGATCATCGGCGAAGCGTCCTATGCCGCCGCGAAGGCGCTCGGCATCAACCCGGACCCGAAGAACGGCGGCACCGACTCGGGCGTCACGTACATCTGCTTCAAGGACTCCGTCGTGTCCCCGATCGAGGACAAGGGCAAGGCCGTCTCCACCGGCGAATCCCTCGCCACCCAGTTCGTCCACTCCAACTGA
- a CDS encoding O-antigen ligase family protein, whose product MVAVRQAAGPAAPTQRPQRADGATLAVVFVLILLVIPARLVFGGLPMSITPATLFGIGLGLFWFCCQLVTTLGVAKGRNLARTVLFLYAVSQLATYGYATRNYLPADELDSADRTFVVTISMICVGIAVCDGVRGLARLDSLLKLTVLGITFVAVVGLLQFTVNLDLTRFLSIPGLRPATEDGFVLARSEFRRPSGTAGHPIEFGVVCAIGVPLAAHYAYRTRDAGRRALHWWTCLALIAAGAMTSLSRSAILGLALGGLVLLAGWPGRRRVQALIAAAGFVVVLRMVVPGLIGTLYSLFDNIDSDPSITGRTDDYVSAGEYIARHPLLGRGNGTYLAERYGPLDNQYLGTLVSNGYIGLVALALLFLGGVYAAAKVRSLSDDPVVRDLALTLIACLSIVMLGSATFDLLWFSTATGLTFVLVGASGALLRAVRAGERTR is encoded by the coding sequence ATGGTGGCCGTCCGGCAAGCCGCCGGGCCGGCCGCACCGACCCAGCGGCCACAGCGGGCCGACGGCGCCACCCTCGCCGTCGTGTTCGTGCTGATCCTGCTGGTCATCCCGGCGCGGCTGGTGTTCGGCGGGCTGCCGATGTCGATCACCCCGGCCACCCTGTTCGGCATCGGGCTCGGGCTGTTCTGGTTCTGCTGCCAGCTGGTCACCACGCTTGGGGTGGCCAAGGGCCGCAACCTCGCGCGCACGGTGCTGTTCCTGTACGCGGTTTCGCAGCTGGCCACCTACGGCTACGCCACCCGCAACTACCTGCCGGCCGACGAGTTGGACAGCGCGGATCGGACCTTCGTGGTCACCATTTCGATGATCTGCGTCGGCATCGCGGTCTGCGACGGGGTGCGCGGGCTGGCCAGGCTGGACAGCCTGCTCAAGCTGACCGTGCTCGGCATCACCTTCGTGGCCGTGGTGGGCCTGCTCCAGTTCACCGTGAACCTGGACCTGACCCGGTTCCTCAGCATTCCCGGCCTGCGCCCGGCCACCGAGGACGGGTTCGTGCTGGCCCGTTCGGAGTTCCGCCGCCCGTCCGGCACGGCCGGGCATCCGATCGAGTTCGGCGTGGTCTGCGCGATCGGGGTGCCGCTGGCCGCGCATTACGCCTACCGCACCCGCGACGCCGGCCGGAGGGCGCTGCACTGGTGGACCTGCCTGGCGCTGATCGCCGCCGGCGCGATGACCTCGTTGTCCCGGTCCGCCATTCTCGGCCTCGCACTGGGCGGGCTGGTGTTGCTGGCCGGCTGGCCTGGCCGCCGCCGGGTGCAGGCGCTGATCGCCGCGGCCGGGTTCGTGGTGGTGCTGCGGATGGTGGTGCCCGGCCTGATCGGCACCTTGTACAGCCTGTTCGACAACATCGACTCCGACCCGAGCATCACCGGCCGCACCGACGACTACGTCAGCGCGGGGGAGTACATCGCCCGCCATCCGCTGCTCGGCCGCGGCAACGGCACCTACCTCGCCGAGCGGTACGGGCCGTTGGACAACCAGTACCTCGGCACCCTGGTGTCGAACGGGTACATCGGGCTGGTCGCGCTGGCGCTGCTGTTCCTCGGCGGCGTCTACGCGGCGGCCAAGGTGCGCAGCCTGAGCGACGACCCGGTGGTGCGCGACCTGGCGCTGACGCTGATCGCCTGCCTGTCCATCGTGATGCTCGGTTCGGCCACCTTCGACCTGCTGTGGTTTTCCACCGCGACCGGGCTGACCTTCGTGCTGGTCGGCGCGAGCGGGGCGCTGCTGCGCGCGGTCCGGGCCGGGGAGCGGACCCGATGA
- a CDS encoding ArnT family glycosyltransferase, producing MTARILSFLDEQAARIALSAVLLALVLGGGYAVLLGGELRFLDEHVYLELTRSMVEGHGYAVDGNATAYRPPGYSFLLLPVHLLTGGSVFALRLIGVACLAGSVWLLYLLGRRTGSAAAGALAAVVLACSPLLVYTATALYPQLPALLLLLAMLECGLRARDGAHRLRDTVLSGLSAGLLTVTVPSFGPTLLLVVFALVWRRRGGWRAATLLVAVAAVLPGLWCVRNAVQLHALIPVSTNNGVNLLLGNNPGTTPGSGTSVDISAYDARAKELRLDEVGIDEFYRDSAVEWITANPGDAAVLYAGKVAHNFVHSDSLKTTGQGASDLLAALSYYPVLALAGLRLLLARRFPLRGVEKLALAVIVLNVLLLAVFFTRVRFRVPLDALTILLAASCAVQLLRLLRDRERVA from the coding sequence ATGACCGCCCGGATTTTGTCCTTTTTGGACGAACAGGCGGCCAGGATCGCGTTGTCCGCGGTGCTGCTCGCGCTGGTGCTCGGCGGCGGGTACGCGGTGCTGCTCGGCGGCGAGCTGCGGTTCCTGGACGAGCATGTCTACCTGGAACTGACCAGGTCGATGGTCGAGGGGCACGGCTACGCGGTGGACGGCAACGCGACCGCATACCGGCCACCGGGCTACTCGTTCCTGCTGCTGCCGGTGCACCTGCTCACCGGCGGCAGCGTGTTCGCCCTGCGGCTGATCGGGGTGGCCTGCCTTGCCGGCTCGGTGTGGCTGCTGTACCTGCTCGGCCGCCGGACCGGTTCCGCGGCCGCCGGTGCGCTGGCCGCGGTGGTGCTGGCCTGCTCGCCGCTGCTGGTGTACACCGCCACCGCGTTGTACCCGCAGCTCCCGGCGCTGCTGTTGCTGCTGGCCATGCTGGAGTGCGGGCTGCGGGCCCGCGACGGTGCGCACCGGCTGCGCGACACCGTCCTCAGTGGACTGTCGGCCGGGTTGCTGACCGTCACCGTGCCCTCGTTCGGCCCGACGCTGCTGCTGGTCGTCTTCGCGCTGGTGTGGCGCCGTCGCGGCGGCTGGCGTGCGGCGACGCTGCTGGTGGCGGTGGCCGCGGTGCTGCCCGGCCTGTGGTGCGTGCGCAACGCGGTCCAGTTGCACGCGTTGATCCCGGTGTCCACCAACAACGGGGTGAACCTGTTGCTGGGCAACAATCCCGGCACCACGCCGGGCAGCGGGACATCGGTGGACATCTCCGCGTACGACGCCCGCGCCAAGGAGCTCCGGCTGGACGAGGTCGGCATCGACGAGTTCTACCGGGACTCCGCGGTGGAGTGGATCACCGCGAATCCCGGCGACGCCGCCGTGCTCTACGCCGGGAAGGTGGCGCACAACTTCGTGCACAGCGACTCGCTGAAGACCACCGGCCAGGGAGCCTCGGACCTGCTGGCCGCGCTGAGCTACTACCCGGTGCTCGCGCTGGCCGGGCTGCGGCTGCTGCTCGCCCGCCGGTTTCCGTTGCGGGGCGTGGAAAAGCTGGCGCTGGCGGTGATCGTGCTGAACGTGCTGCTGCTCGCGGTCTTCTTCACCAGGGTCCGGTTCCGGGTGCCGCTGGACGCGCTGACCATCCTGCTCGCCGCCTCCTGCGCCGTGCAGCTGTTGCGACTTCTGCGAGATCGGGAGCGGGTGGCATGA
- a CDS encoding MFS transporter produces the protein MYVASRPVPVAGPKPRGGRISGTVLALGTVSLLTDVSAEMVTAFLPVYLLYTLQVGYVQFGLLDGLYNGATAILRLVGGYTSDRIGRPKFVALFGYGISAVTKVLFPLVGGSALGIGGVLAVDRAGKGLRTAPRDALISFVTPPAQLGRAFGVHRAMDTVGALLGPLLTFLLLAKLGSSPTPVFVVSFCFALLGLIVLAAFVRERPVPAGRPKLSLRRGLGVLRDRTFRRAWIAASLLGLVTISDAFVFVVLQKVAGVPIGLLPLLPLGTALVFLLAAAPLGALADRVGRWPVFFAGHVLLLLVYCALLLPGGGYPMVGAVLLAHGVFYACTDGVLMAYAGSLVPESARGTGMAVLQTGQAVARLSSSLVFGFLLAGLATGTAVLVLAVAMAVTLAVTGPLVRERAR, from the coding sequence ATGTACGTTGCCTCCCGGCCTGTCCCGGTCGCCGGGCCGAAACCGCGCGGTGGCCGGATTTCCGGCACCGTACTGGCACTGGGCACGGTCAGCCTGCTGACCGATGTCTCCGCCGAAATGGTCACCGCTTTCCTGCCGGTTTACCTGCTGTACACGCTGCAGGTCGGCTACGTCCAATTCGGACTGCTGGACGGGCTCTACAACGGCGCCACCGCGATTCTCCGGCTGGTCGGCGGCTACACCTCGGACCGGATCGGCAGGCCCAAGTTCGTCGCCCTGTTCGGCTACGGGATCTCCGCGGTGACCAAGGTGCTGTTCCCGCTAGTCGGCGGTTCGGCGCTCGGTATCGGCGGGGTGCTGGCCGTGGACAGGGCGGGCAAGGGCCTGCGCACCGCGCCGCGGGACGCGCTGATCTCCTTCGTCACCCCGCCGGCACAGCTCGGCCGGGCGTTCGGCGTGCACCGCGCGATGGACACCGTCGGCGCGCTGCTCGGGCCGCTGCTCACCTTCCTGCTGCTGGCGAAGCTCGGCTCGTCGCCGACCCCGGTGTTCGTGGTGAGCTTCTGCTTCGCGCTGCTGGGCCTAATCGTGCTGGCCGCGTTCGTCCGCGAGCGGCCGGTGCCGGCGGGACGGCCGAAACTTTCCCTCCGGCGCGGACTCGGAGTGCTGCGGGACCGGACCTTCCGGCGCGCGTGGATCGCCGCCAGCCTGCTCGGCCTGGTCACCATCAGCGACGCGTTCGTGTTCGTGGTGCTGCAAAAGGTCGCCGGGGTACCGATCGGCCTGCTGCCGCTGCTGCCGCTGGGCACCGCGCTGGTGTTCCTGCTCGCCGCCGCCCCGCTGGGCGCGCTGGCCGACCGCGTCGGGCGCTGGCCGGTCTTCTTCGCCGGGCACGTGCTGCTGCTGCTCGTCTACTGCGCCCTGCTGCTGCCCGGCGGCGGCTATCCGATGGTGGGGGCGGTGCTGCTCGCGCACGGCGTGTTCTACGCCTGCACGGACGGCGTGCTGATGGCCTACGCCGGCAGCCTGGTGCCGGAATCCGCGCGCGGCACCGGGATGGCCGTGCTCCAGACCGGCCAGGCCGTCGCCAGGCTCAGTTCCTCGCTGGTCTTCGGTTTCCTGCTGGCCGGCCTCGCCACCGGCACGGCGGTGCTGGTGCTGGCCGTCGCGATGGCCGTGACGCTGGCCGTCACCGGCCCGCTGGTCCGGGAGCGTGCGCGATGA
- a CDS encoding glycosyltransferase family 4 protein, which yields MASRRHVLIIVQNLPVPLDRRVWLECRALVDAGFEVSVICPKGPDDPPYEWLDEVHLYKYAPPPQAEGVLGYLREFAYCWAQTARLSRKVWRRRPFDVIQACNPPDTYWALARLWAPRGVRFVFDHHDLNPEVYRSRFGEPAGITGKAQLAGLYWLERNTFRTADRVISTNTSYQRIAIERGKVAPERTTVVRSGPDTSVMRPGKPKPELKRGREHLVVWLGIMGPQDGVDGVLEVARRVVHEHGRTDVGFALLGFGDCLEELRGQCTELGLDEHVEFTGRVGAAQISDYLSTASVGLSADPLSPLNDVSTMNKTMEYMAFALPVLAYRLTETVVSAGNCAVYLEPGDVAGFSAALVDLLDDPARRAELGKAGRVRAERELDWAPQSAAYVSVYQELLAAAGVSTVSTVPTVDTVDTPAAGPSRRPSAPRAALAGE from the coding sequence GTGGCCAGTCGAAGACATGTCCTGATCATCGTGCAGAACCTTCCGGTGCCACTCGACCGCCGGGTGTGGCTGGAGTGCCGCGCCCTGGTGGACGCGGGCTTCGAGGTGTCGGTGATCTGCCCGAAGGGGCCGGACGACCCGCCCTACGAATGGCTGGACGAGGTGCATCTCTACAAGTACGCACCGCCCCCGCAGGCCGAAGGCGTGCTCGGCTACCTGCGGGAGTTCGCCTACTGCTGGGCGCAGACCGCGCGGCTGAGCCGGAAAGTGTGGCGGCGCAGGCCGTTCGACGTCATCCAGGCCTGCAACCCGCCGGACACCTACTGGGCGCTGGCCCGGCTGTGGGCGCCGCGCGGGGTGCGGTTCGTCTTCGACCACCACGACCTCAACCCCGAGGTGTACCGTTCCCGCTTCGGCGAACCGGCCGGGATCACCGGCAAGGCCCAGCTGGCCGGGCTCTACTGGCTGGAGCGCAACACCTTCCGCACCGCCGACCGGGTCATCTCGACCAACACCTCGTACCAGCGGATCGCGATCGAACGCGGCAAGGTGGCCCCGGAACGCACTACCGTGGTCCGATCCGGGCCGGACACCTCGGTTATGCGCCCTGGGAAACCGAAGCCCGAGCTGAAGCGCGGCCGGGAACATCTGGTGGTGTGGCTCGGCATCATGGGCCCGCAGGACGGCGTGGACGGGGTGCTGGAAGTGGCCCGCCGGGTCGTGCACGAGCACGGCCGGACCGACGTCGGCTTCGCCCTGCTCGGTTTCGGCGACTGTCTGGAAGAACTGCGCGGGCAGTGCACCGAGCTCGGCCTCGACGAGCACGTCGAGTTCACCGGCCGGGTCGGCGCGGCACAGATCTCGGACTACCTGTCCACCGCCTCGGTCGGGCTGTCCGCCGATCCGCTCAGCCCGCTCAACGATGTGTCCACAATGAACAAGACGATGGAGTACATGGCTTTCGCGCTTCCGGTGCTGGCCTACCGGCTGACCGAGACGGTTGTCTCCGCTGGGAATTGCGCGGTCTACCTCGAACCGGGCGACGTGGCCGGTTTCTCGGCCGCGCTGGTGGACCTGCTGGACGACCCCGCCCGCCGCGCCGAGCTCGGCAAGGCCGGCCGGGTACGCGCGGAACGAGAGCTCGACTGGGCGCCGCAGTCGGCCGCCTACGTGTCCGTATACCAGGAGCTGCTGGCAGCGGCCGGGGTATCCACCGTATCCACTGTGCCCACTGTGGACACAGTGGATACCCCGGCCGCCGGACCCAGCCGAAGACCGAGCGCGCCGCGGGCAGCGCTCGCCGGGGAGTGA
- a CDS encoding class I SAM-dependent methyltransferase, with protein MTTIDWRSRAKTARDRAEDVVTKVTRMPPRRIRGDISPLWLDFAKTGQDQVGFLTELCGLTAGHRVLDIGCGVGRLAVPLTGVLGTKGRYDGFDVLPYMIDWCTRNISRTHPNFHFQHADVRTSIGHDAGVDAADYAFPYEDDAFDLAYAGSLFTHLTPDGAANYLTQIARVLRPGGVFVSTWNMYNAESERLLPGRSLDKAWPHARGSHRLKEAAHPESNVAFDELWLRPQYRDSGLRIVEPVRPDATYSPLRVPARIEASHLWYTCTIIALKP; from the coding sequence ATGACGACGATCGACTGGCGTTCGAGGGCGAAGACGGCGCGGGACCGGGCCGAAGACGTGGTGACCAAGGTGACCCGGATGCCGCCGCGCCGGATCAGGGGCGACATTTCCCCGCTGTGGCTGGACTTCGCCAAGACCGGGCAGGACCAGGTCGGCTTCCTGACCGAGCTGTGCGGCCTCACCGCCGGCCACCGGGTGCTCGACATCGGCTGCGGGGTCGGCAGGCTCGCCGTCCCGCTCACCGGGGTGCTCGGCACGAAGGGCCGGTACGACGGGTTCGACGTGCTGCCGTACATGATCGACTGGTGCACCAGGAACATCTCCCGCACGCACCCCAACTTCCACTTCCAGCACGCCGACGTGCGCACCTCGATCGGGCACGACGCGGGCGTGGACGCCGCGGACTACGCGTTCCCGTACGAGGACGACGCGTTCGATCTCGCCTACGCCGGCTCGCTGTTCACCCATCTCACCCCGGACGGGGCGGCGAACTACCTCACCCAGATCGCGCGGGTGCTGCGCCCCGGCGGGGTTTTCGTGTCCACCTGGAACATGTACAACGCCGAGTCGGAGCGGCTGCTGCCCGGCCGCAGCCTGGACAAGGCGTGGCCGCACGCGCGCGGTTCGCACCGGCTCAAGGAGGCCGCGCACCCGGAGTCCAATGTGGCCTTCGACGAACTCTGGTTGCGGCCGCAGTACCGGGATTCCGGGCTGCGCATCGTGGAGCCCGTCCGCCCGGACGCCACCTACTCGCCGCTGCGCGTGCCGGCCCGCATCGAGGCTTCGCACCTCTGGTACACCTGCACGATCATCGCCCTCAAGCCCTAA
- a CDS encoding TolB family protein: protein MNWLVRNRIWLGVAAIVAVLLTGGGYLVWTSSGRQAGATAPAPAAGDLRFVDLADGQDRVVQVRADAPDGPRAGTALRCQRVYESAGRTVCLRLAGPGPSYQVAVLGGGDEGGGELRTVGLPGIPSRARISASGQVVSWTSFVTGDSYTVPGGFSTRSGVLDLRTGELTESLEHFAATLDGVPYRAADVNYWGITVAGDDRTFYATLATNGRTWLVRGDLVTRTVTGLRQNAECPSLSPDGSKVAYKKRLNRLGQWQLAVLDLGSGEERLLPDTTGIDDQAAWLDEHTLAYGAQLRGRQKSAVFFVPADGSAGGRLVLPDAASPAPVQ from the coding sequence ATGAACTGGCTCGTCCGCAACCGGATCTGGCTCGGCGTGGCCGCGATCGTCGCGGTGCTGCTGACCGGCGGCGGCTACCTGGTCTGGACCTCGTCCGGGCGGCAGGCTGGCGCCACCGCACCGGCACCGGCCGCGGGCGACCTCAGGTTCGTGGACCTCGCGGACGGCCAGGACCGGGTGGTGCAGGTCCGGGCGGACGCCCCGGACGGCCCGCGCGCCGGCACCGCGCTGCGCTGCCAGCGGGTGTACGAGTCGGCCGGCCGCACGGTCTGCCTCCGGCTCGCCGGGCCGGGGCCCAGCTACCAGGTCGCGGTGCTCGGCGGCGGCGACGAAGGCGGCGGCGAACTGCGCACCGTCGGCCTGCCCGGCATCCCCAGCCGCGCCAGGATCTCCGCCTCCGGCCAGGTGGTGTCCTGGACCTCCTTCGTCACCGGCGACTCCTACACCGTGCCCGGCGGTTTCTCCACCCGCTCCGGCGTGCTGGACTTGCGCACCGGCGAGCTCACCGAGTCGCTGGAGCACTTCGCCGCCACTTTGGACGGTGTGCCCTACCGCGCGGCAGACGTGAACTACTGGGGCATCACGGTCGCCGGGGACGACCGCACCTTCTACGCCACCCTGGCCACCAACGGGCGGACCTGGCTGGTCCGCGGCGACCTGGTCACGCGCACGGTGACCGGCCTGCGGCAGAACGCCGAATGCCCGTCGCTGTCCCCGGACGGCAGCAAGGTCGCCTACAAGAAACGGCTCAACCGGCTCGGCCAGTGGCAGCTCGCGGTGCTCGACCTCGGCAGCGGCGAGGAACGGCTGCTGCCGGATACCACCGGCATCGACGACCAGGCCGCCTGGCTGGACGAGCACACCCTGGCCTACGGCGCGCAGCTGCGCGGGCGGCAGAAGAGCGCGGTGTTCTTCGTGCCGGCGGACGGTTCCGCCGGCGGACGGCTGGTGCTGCCGGACGCCGCTTCCCCGGCGCCGGTGCAGTAA
- a CDS encoding acyltransferase translates to MTVATGVRVHPQGLCESEEVGTGTRIWAFAHVLPGARIGRDCNICDCAFVETGAVLGDRVTVKNGTLVFAGVTCEDEVFLGPNVLFTNDLRPRAHIRKGPDELVSTLVRRGASLGAGTVVVCGIEIGPYAFAAAGSVVTRSVPAHAFVAGNPAQLKGWVCACGLRLPESLRCPDCFTTYTHTPSGLAPNMP, encoded by the coding sequence ATGACGGTCGCGACCGGGGTCAGGGTGCACCCGCAGGGCCTGTGCGAGAGCGAAGAAGTCGGTACGGGCACCCGGATCTGGGCCTTCGCGCACGTGCTGCCGGGGGCGCGGATCGGCCGGGACTGCAACATCTGCGACTGCGCGTTCGTGGAGACCGGCGCGGTGCTCGGCGACCGGGTGACGGTGAAGAACGGCACCCTGGTGTTCGCCGGGGTGACCTGCGAGGACGAGGTCTTCCTCGGGCCGAACGTGTTGTTCACCAACGATCTCCGCCCGCGGGCGCACATCCGCAAGGGGCCGGACGAGCTGGTGTCCACTTTGGTCCGGCGCGGGGCTTCGCTTGGCGCCGGGACGGTGGTGGTGTGCGGGATCGAGATCGGCCCCTACGCCTTCGCGGCGGCTGGCTCGGTGGTGACCCGTTCGGTGCCCGCGCACGCCTTCGTCGCCGGCAACCCCGCTCAGCTCAAGGGCTGGGTCTGCGCCTGCGGCCTGCGCCTGCCCGAGTCACTGCGCTGCCCCGACTGCTTCACCACCTACACCCACACCCCCTCCGGCCTGGCTCCCAACATGCCGTGA
- a CDS encoding glycosyltransferase: protein MSPLAAVVIAAHNEEAVITRCLDALTGAARPGELEVVVVANGCTDRTAWLARAAGARVLETPLPGKAAALVLGDRECTAFPRAYLDADVELSTESLRILCRALDSAGLLACSPSPRHELAGVSGTAARFHRVTDRLLGGRRGLTGAGVYVLSEAGHRRVFPLPPVLADDGYVHRSFRAGERAQVAAAGSVVRPARRIGAVIRRRARVRLGNAELDRLGLPPGGPALRPSDLATLLRRGETTPCDALVFLGVLAAERMLALWRNWRGAASIWSPDRTARTAE, encoded by the coding sequence GTGAGCCCGCTGGCCGCGGTGGTGATCGCCGCGCACAACGAGGAGGCGGTGATCACCCGCTGCCTCGACGCGCTAACCGGGGCCGCACGGCCGGGCGAACTGGAGGTGGTGGTGGTCGCCAACGGCTGCACCGACCGCACCGCCTGGCTGGCCCGCGCGGCGGGCGCGCGAGTGCTGGAAACCCCGCTGCCCGGCAAGGCGGCCGCGCTGGTGCTCGGCGACCGCGAATGCACCGCCTTCCCCCGCGCGTACCTGGACGCGGACGTGGAACTGAGCACCGAGTCGCTTCGGATCCTTTGCCGCGCACTGGATTCCGCCGGACTGCTGGCCTGCTCGCCGTCCCCGCGGCACGAGCTGGCCGGGGTGTCCGGCACCGCCGCCCGCTTCCACCGGGTGACCGACCGGCTGCTCGGCGGCCGGCGCGGGCTGACCGGCGCCGGGGTGTACGTGCTGAGCGAGGCCGGCCACCGGCGGGTGTTCCCGCTGCCGCCGGTGCTCGCGGACGACGGCTACGTGCACCGCAGCTTCCGCGCCGGCGAGCGCGCGCAGGTCGCCGCGGCCGGCTCCGTGGTGCGCCCGGCACGGCGGATCGGCGCGGTGATCCGGCGCCGGGCCAGGGTCCGGCTCGGCAACGCGGAACTGGACCGGCTCGGCCTGCCGCCGGGCGGGCCGGCGCTTCGGCCGTCGGACCTGGCGACGCTCCTGCGGCGCGGCGAAACCACGCCGTGCGACGCGCTCGTATTTCTCGGCGTACTCGCAGCCGAAAGGATGCTGGCCCTTTGGCGCAATTGGCGGGGGGCTGCGTCCATTTGGTCTCCTGACCGCACGGCACGCACCGCAGAGTAG
- a CDS encoding lipopolysaccharide biosynthesis protein — protein MTTTGRHRRAESPIRRALSFSALNTVLSKVGTFATGIVLARLLSPADFGVYAVAFVALIALLSLNELGVSLAVVRWPGDPARILPTVTTISMISSGLLYAACYFGAPAFTKALGAADATGVVRLLCVAVLVDGLTAPIAQLVNREFRQGIRLLVDLANLLVTTGVTVSLAATGHGAWSLAGGQLAGNVTASIVLFTLVRRWPRPGFDPACARELLRFGLPLAGSSLLLVAMLNIDYVITGRMLGAVALGFYLQAFNLASWPVNMFSLVVRRVSLAAFARVQEDEAERESVLARMATLLAVPTLPVCALLGLLALPVVTTLYGTKWSESASVLQFLVILGVVRVAGELGYDFLVALGRSRTTLWLQGGWLVSLGIALPVGALLGGIQGVAIAHAAVAVLLVLPAFVFAVCRTGVRARVLAAAVKLPVLGCLLMAAVVFGVRMLTPAGFGQLVLGGTLGLATYAVVVWPLRHSLKRS, from the coding sequence ATGACCACCACCGGCAGGCACCGGCGGGCCGAGTCCCCGATCCGGCGCGCGCTCAGCTTCAGCGCGCTGAACACGGTGCTCAGCAAGGTCGGCACGTTCGCCACCGGGATCGTGCTCGCCAGGCTGCTCTCCCCGGCCGACTTCGGCGTCTACGCGGTCGCCTTCGTCGCGCTGATCGCGCTGCTGTCGCTGAACGAGCTCGGGGTGAGCCTGGCCGTGGTGCGCTGGCCAGGCGACCCGGCCAGGATCCTGCCGACCGTCACCACCATTTCGATGATCTCCAGCGGCCTGCTCTACGCGGCCTGTTACTTCGGCGCGCCCGCCTTCACCAAGGCGCTTGGCGCCGCGGACGCGACCGGGGTGGTGCGGCTGCTCTGCGTCGCGGTGCTGGTGGACGGGCTGACCGCGCCGATCGCGCAACTGGTGAACCGCGAGTTCCGCCAGGGCATCCGGTTGCTGGTCGACCTGGCCAACCTGCTGGTCACCACCGGGGTCACGGTGTCGCTGGCGGCCACCGGGCACGGCGCGTGGAGCCTGGCCGGCGGTCAGCTTGCCGGCAACGTCACCGCGTCGATCGTGCTGTTCACGTTGGTGCGCCGCTGGCCGCGGCCGGGGTTCGACCCGGCGTGCGCGCGTGAGCTGCTCCGGTTCGGGCTGCCGCTGGCCGGGTCGAGCCTGCTGCTGGTGGCCATGCTGAACATCGACTACGTGATCACCGGGCGGATGCTCGGCGCGGTCGCGCTCGGCTTCTACCTCCAGGCGTTCAACCTGGCCAGCTGGCCGGTGAACATGTTCTCGTTGGTGGTGCGCCGGGTTTCGCTGGCCGCGTTCGCGCGGGTGCAGGAGGACGAGGCCGAGCGGGAGAGCGTGCTGGCCAGGATGGCCACCCTGCTGGCGGTGCCCACGCTGCCGGTCTGCGCGCTGCTCGGGCTGCTCGCGCTGCCGGTGGTCACCACGCTGTACGGCACGAAGTGGTCGGAATCCGCGTCGGTGCTGCAGTTCCTGGTGATCCTCGGCGTGGTGCGGGTGGCCGGCGAGCTCGGCTACGACTTCCTGGTCGCGCTGGGCCGGTCGCGGACCACTCTGTGGCTGCAGGGCGGCTGGCTGGTGTCGCTCGGCATCGCGCTGCCGGTGGGGGCGTTGCTCGGCGGGATCCAGGGGGTCGCGATCGCGCATGCGGCGGTGGCCGTGCTGCTGGTGCTGCCCGCCTTCGTGTTCGCGGTGTGCCGGACCGGGGTGCGAGCGCGGGTGCTGGCGGCGGCGGTGAAACTGCCGGTGCTGGGCTGCCTGCTGATGGCCGCGGTGGTGTTCGGCGTCCGGATGCTCACCCCGGCCGGCTTCGGCCAGCTCGTGCTGGGCGGAACGCTCGGCCTCGCCACTTACGCCGTGGTCGTCTGGCCCCTGCGCCATTCACTGAAGAGGTCGTGA